GAGGTGTACCAGGCATTGCATGTGAAAGATGCGATGAACTGGTTGTCATTGAGTAACCCAGTGCAATTCCTGCGCGCCTGGATCAGCGCCACCGGCACCAGCCGCAGCGACGACGCGTACCTGCGCATGAAGGCCCCGACCATGGCGCGTGACTATCAAGTGCTGTTCGGTGGCCTGGCCAAGGAATTCGGCGTTACCGTGGTGGCCGGCTCCATCGCCCTGCCCAACCCGACGGTGAGGCAGGGGCAACTGCAGATCGGTCATGGTGCGCTGTACAACGCCAGCGTGGTGTTCGCGGCGGACGGCTTGCCGATCGGCGATCCACAGCGCCAGCTCTACCCGATCTACGATGAACGCGGCTTTATCGAGCCCGGCGACGAGAACATCGTCAGCGTGGTCGACACGCCAGCCGGACGCCTCGGCGTGTTGGTTGGCAGCGACAGCTGGTACCCGGACAACTACCGCAAACTCAACGAACAAGGCGCGCAATTGATCGCGGTGCCGGCCTTTGTGCTCGGGCGCGATACCTGGGAACGGCCGTGGCGCGGTTTCAAAAGCGTGTCGACACCGCCGGAAATCAGCCTCAAGCCCGAGGAACTCAGCGAAGGCGAAGCCTGGCGGCGCCTCACACTGATCAGCCAACAACCGATCAGCCAGGCCAGCGCCGGCATGAGCGTGTTCCTGCGGGGTCAGTTCTGGGACCTGGGCACCGCCGGGCAGAGCTTCCTGAGCCACGCCGGGCATATCAGCGCCGACGGCGACGCACAGGGTGCGCGCTTATTGAATATCTGGCTGTAACGCCGTGAAACCGGTGCGCCTGGGGGATCTGTCGGTGGGCTTCGTGCACACCCTGGCCGATGCCATCAGCAGCCATGGCCTGGACCCGCAACCGCTGCTGCTGCAATACGGCCTCGACGCGGCGCGCCTTGCCGAAGCGGGCGCACGCTTGTCGATCCCACGCTACATGCGCCTGGGCCATGCGGCCATCCAACTCACCGGCGACGCCGGCCTGGGCCTGCGCATGGGCCGGCTCAGCCGCTTGAGCCAGGCGGGGCTCGCCGGGGTCACCGCCGCCCAGGCGCCGAACGTCCGCGAGGCGGCCCGCACGCTCACGCGCTTCGAGCCGCTGTATGGCGCCAATTATCGTGGGCAGTCCAGTTTTGAAGAAGATGCCGACGGCGCCTGGCTGCGTTTCTATTCCATCAGCCCCTACAACGCCTATAACCGCTTTGTGGTGGACTCGATCATCGCCGGCTGGCTGCACCAGCTGTCGAGCCTGGCCCAACAACCAGTGCAGGCGCAACGCATCGACATCGAGTTCGAAGCACCGGACTATAGCGACCAATACCGCCTGTTGGGCGACAGCCCGGTCCACTTTGGCGCCGACGCCAACCAACTGCGCCTGAACCAGGCCACCCTGGCCCTGCGCAACCCGCAGCATTGCCCCAGTACCTGGCAGCTGTTGTTGCAATTGTGTGAACGGGAATTGGAGCAGTTGACCCGCACGCGCAGCCTGCGCGAGCGCATTACCCGCTTGCTCGGGCCAATGCTCAATGGCGGCCGGGAACCCGACCTGGAAGAAGTGGCGGCACGCCTGAAGCTGCCAACCTGGACACTGCGCCGCAAACTGACCGAAGAAGGTACTCAGTTCCGCGCGATTCTCAACGATACCCGCCGCGACCTGGCCATGACCTACATCCGCGATACGGAACTGGCGTTCGGCGAGATCGCCTACTTGCTCGGTTTTGCCTCGGCCCAAGCATTTCAACGGGCGTTCAGGCGGTGGAACAACCAGACCCCAGGGGAGTTTCGCCGCAGTCAGCGGCAGTACGCCTGAAATCGGTCCTACAGCTCGGTGGCGTCGTCGGCCGGATCCAGCGGATCCCATTCAAAGGCCTGGTACTCCAGCAGTTCTTCCTGGTAATCATCCATCGCGGACTCCTTGTTGACGTTAAAAGCGGCTGCACACAGATGACCTGCATGAGCAGCTTAAAGTGCCGTCATGACGAAAAAATGTCTGCGTCATGGCGTTCCCGCACTCCAAGATTAAACGTAGCAGCGTTATCCGAATTTAGCCCCTGAGCTTCGAGGCGGCGCAGTGATTGCGGTAACCGGGTATCCGCAGGCGATTGTCGATCAGTTAGCGGCCTACGTGGACTCAAGGTTTATCGCGCTGGGAGCAGGTTCGGTGCAGCCATCGGCACCAGCGGTGCATCAGCCAACGCATCTGTAGCTGACCCGGTGCTATCGGGAGCAAGCCCCCTCCCACACGGGATCGGCTTCGACTTCAGGATTTGCGGCGGCTGCGGGTCTGCACACTCGCCTCCATCGCCAGCCCGGCCGTGCGCTCCAACGCATCGGCAAACCCCTGGCGCTGTTCGGGCTCGATCTGCGAGAGGAACAGCTCATCTACCGTACTTTCATAGATCTTCCACATCTTTTTTCGCA
This region of Pseudomonas asgharzadehiana genomic DNA includes:
- a CDS encoding carbon-nitrogen hydrolase family protein; this translates as MRKLLAFTVTLALVATVAAYLVWTQERPVAHYLSDLRITLAVNEGQPADRGNLLGIQPQLYPADYQSLERLHLKLAAYLQNARDQGLINDKTIVVLPEHIGTWLMLTGEKNEVYQALHVKDAMNWLSLSNPVQFLRAWISATGTSRSDDAYLRMKAPTMARDYQVLFGGLAKEFGVTVVAGSIALPNPTVRQGQLQIGHGALYNASVVFAADGLPIGDPQRQLYPIYDERGFIEPGDENIVSVVDTPAGRLGVLVGSDSWYPDNYRKLNEQGAQLIAVPAFVLGRDTWERPWRGFKSVSTPPEISLKPEELSEGEAWRRLTLISQQPISQASAGMSVFLRGQFWDLGTAGQSFLSHAGHISADGDAQGARLLNIWL
- a CDS encoding AraC family transcriptional regulator, with translation MKPVRLGDLSVGFVHTLADAISSHGLDPQPLLLQYGLDAARLAEAGARLSIPRYMRLGHAAIQLTGDAGLGLRMGRLSRLSQAGLAGVTAAQAPNVREAARTLTRFEPLYGANYRGQSSFEEDADGAWLRFYSISPYNAYNRFVVDSIIAGWLHQLSSLAQQPVQAQRIDIEFEAPDYSDQYRLLGDSPVHFGADANQLRLNQATLALRNPQHCPSTWQLLLQLCERELEQLTRTRSLRERITRLLGPMLNGGREPDLEEVAARLKLPTWTLRRKLTEEGTQFRAILNDTRRDLAMTYIRDTELAFGEIAYLLGFASAQAFQRAFRRWNNQTPGEFRRSQRQYA